The segment ACGGCGAGATGCGTCTTATCGCATCTCTGATGTATGGCACGGGCGTTCGGTTGTCCGAGTGCCTGCGACTCCGTGTTCTCGACATCGACCTCAGTCGCAAAGAGATCACGGTTAGAAGCGGCAAAGGCGCCACCGACAGGGTCACGATGCTGCCTGAGGCACTCGTGAAACCGCTCAGGCAGCACCTTGTTGCAGTGCGAGCGCTGCACGCGAAGGATCTCGCTGAGGGGTGGGGTCGCGTTGCGTTGCCGGCAGCCCTCGCGAGCAAGTATCCGTACGCGGCGTGCGAATGGAAGTGGCAGTGGGTGTTTCCCCAGCAACGGCGGTGGCGCAATGAACGGACCGGCGAGGAGGGGCGCCACCACGTGCACACGACGGTGGTACAGCGTGCCGTCAGCTCTGCGGTACGCAGCGCTCGCATCGAGAAGCACGCGGGATGTCACACACTGCGGCACTCGTTCGCCACGCACCTGCTCGAGGCGGGTTACGACATCCGGACGATCCAGGAGTTGCTCGGGCACAAGAGCGTGCGCACGACGATGATCTACACACACGTGCTCAACCGCGGCGGGCGCGGGGTCCGCAGTCCGCTCGACGCGATGTGAGAGCGGCATGCGGAATGGGGCCGCGGAACCTTGGAGCGGGTGGTGATGGGGTGGGGGGCGACGGGGTGACGGTTGCCGGGGTGTTATGCAGACGGCAGAATACGCACCGGGTCTTGCGGGCCTGGTTGGAACCAATTGGGCAGATGGGCTACTGTTTGCAGCGAGGTCGCGTAACACCCGCCTGTGGTGAGTGGGGTGCGGTTGTTTCGCAGAGTGTAGAATGGGAGTTAGGCACAGTTCACGGATGAGGTAGGGGGTAGTCTTGGCGGGGGCGTCTCGCATCGTGGTCTTCCTCCCCCTGGTGTTGACGGCGGCACTCGGTCTTGGAGCCTGCGCGATGCAGGACAAAGTGATTGAGCTGTCCCCTGGTGACACGTTCACGACACAGAGCGGATTGACCCTGACCATCCCGCAAGGGGCATCCGCCACAGTCACAAAGCCGACGCCCGACGAGATTCAGACAGATGTTCCTTTCACGGAGTTCCTGGACCTGGAAATCGATGATTCGCTCGCAGTGGTGCTGATGAGCTTCTCGGGTACCCAGCGCAACAAGACCGACGCAACTGTCGTTGCAACGGAGAGCGATGTCGCCGTTCTC is part of the Clostridiales bacterium genome and harbors:
- a CDS encoding integron integrase, coding for MDRVSAALRTRHYSPATEQAYCLWVRRYVRYHKLTHPDEMGEAEINEFLTHLALDRHVAASTQNQALCALLFLYRHVLGREIGDLGDVVRARKSTHLPVVLSREEVRALFACLDGEMRLIASLMYGTGVRLSECLRLRVLDIDLSRKEITVRSGKGATDRVTMLPEALVKPLRQHLVAVRALHAKDLAEGWGRVALPAALASKYPYAACEWKWQWVFPQQRRWRNERTGEEGRHHVHTTVVQRAVSSAVRSARIEKHAGCHTLRHSFATHLLEAGYDIRTIQELLGHKSVRTTMIYTHVLNRGGRGVRSPLDAM